In Chelmon rostratus isolate fCheRos1 chromosome 4, fCheRos1.pri, whole genome shotgun sequence, a genomic segment contains:
- the LOC121605375 gene encoding trace amine-associated receptor 13c-like codes for MVSLEAAELCIPPLNTSCRSTPVTPKDMFIKTLLCCITLLTVTLNLLVIISISHFRQLQTPTNLILLSLAVSDLLVGLEAMPSAIILQSCWFQGKISCALLYLSSFILTSASVGNMVLISVDRYVAICYPLRYSSMLTPSRVKICVSLCWISSVIYNVIILKDYLLQIHLSNSCFQECTVIINYISGAVDLLLTFLGPVSVIIVLYVRVFVVAVSQARVMRSQISAVKSNTVTVKKSEMRAARTLGIILLVFILCLCPYYIPSITGQATASGVESSAQVWLFYCNSTFNPLIYAFFYPWFRKSVKLIVSLQMLQPGSREANILLR; via the exons ATGGTGtcactggaagcagctgaactctgtATTCCTCCCCTCAACACCTCCTGCAGGTCAACGCCTGTTACTCCCAAGGACATGTTCATCAAAACGCTGCTGTGCTGTATCACTCTGCTCACTGTGACACTCAACTTGTTGgtcatcatctccatctcccaTTTCAG GCAGCTCCAGACCCCCACCAATCTCATCCTTCTCTCCCTGGCTGTGTCTGACTTGCTGGTGGGCCTTGAAGCGATGCCATCTGCAATCATTCTGCAGTCCTGCTGGTTTCAGGGTAAAATCTCATGTGCTCTGTTGTATCTGTCTAGCTTCATCCTCACCTCTGCCTCCGTTGGGAACATGGTGCTCATATCTGTGGACCGCTATGTGGCTATTTGTTACCCTCTGCGCTATTCATCCATGTTAACACCAAGCAGAGTTAAAatctgtgtatctctgtgttgGATCTCTTCTGTTATCTACAACGTTATAATACTGAAAGATTACTTGTTACAAATACATTTGTCTAATTCCTGCTTTCAAGAATGTACAGTGATCATAAACTACATTTCAGGGGCAGTAGACTTATTGCTCACCTTTTTGGGCCCTGTTAGTGTGATCATAGTTCTCTATGTGAGAGTGTTTGTGGTGGCTGTGTCACAGGCACGTGTCATGAGATCTCAGATTTCAGCTGTCAAATcaaacactgtgactgtgaagaAATCAGAGATGAGAGCTGCTAGAACTCTTGGTATTATCCTTCTTGTGTTTATACTTTGTCTCTGTCCATACTACATTCCTTCCATAACAGGACAGGCCACCGCAAGTGGTGTAGAGTCATCAGCTCAAGTTTGGCTGTTCTATTGTAACTCCACTTTTAATCCTCTGATCTATGCCTTTTTCTACCCCTGGTTTAGAAAATCAGTTAAACTCATTGTCAGCCTTCAGATGCTGCAGCCAGGTTCCCGAGAGGCCAACATCCTGTTGAGATAa